In Solidesulfovibrio carbinoliphilus subsp. oakridgensis, the sequence GCACCCCGCTCTACGTTTACAGCGCCGCCACCCTGCGCCGCCATTTCACGGCCTTTGACTCGGCGTTTGGCGGCCTGCCCCACCTCACCTGCTTTTCCGTCAAGGCCAATTCGAACCTGAGCGTCCTTAAAACCCTGGCGGCCATGGGGGCTGGCGTGGACATTGTCTCGGGCGGGGAGCTCTACCGGGCGTTGGCCGCCGGTGTCGCCCCGGAAAAGATCGTCTACTCGGGCGTGGGCAAGCGGGCCGCCGAGATCGAGCAGGCGCTCACGGCCGGCATCCTCATGTTCAACGTGGAATCCCTGGGCGAACTCGAACGCATAAGCGCCATTGCCAAGCGCCTGGGCAAGACCGCGCAGGTGAGCCTTCGCATCAACCCGGACGTGGACCCCAAGACCCATCCGTATATTTCCACGGGGCTCAAAAAGAACAAGTTCGGCCTGGACATCGAAAATTCCCTGGCCGCCTATGCCAAGGCCATGGAACTGCCGAACATCACCCCGGTCGGCATCGACTGCCACATCGGCTCCCAGCTCACCTCCATCTCGCCCTTCCTGGAGGCCCTGGACAAGATCCTGACCTTCCGCGAGAAGCTCTGCGCCATGGGCATCGTACCCCGCTACCTGGACCTCGGCGGCGGACTCGGCATCCAGTACGACGAGGAAGACCCGCCCCACCCCAAGGAATTCGGCGAGGCCCTGACCAAGGCCCTGGGCGACCTGCCCATGACGCTCATCCTCGAACCCGGCCGGGTCATCGTCGGCAATGCCGGCATCCTGGTCACCGAGGTCGTGTACACCAAAAAGACGCCGAGCAAGGATTTCGTCATCGTGGACGCGGCCATGAACGACCTGATCAGGCCCTCGCTCTACGACTCCTTCCATGCCATCCGCGAGGTCCGGCCGGCCGGCCGGGAGACGCTCAACGTGGACGTGGTCGGCCCCATCTGCGAGTCCGGCGATTTCCTGGCCCGGGACCGGGACCTGCCGGCCGTGGCCCCGGGCGAATTGCTCGCCGTCTACTCGGCCGGCGCCTACGGCTTCACCATGTCCTCGAACTACAACTCCCGGCCCCGGGCGGCCGAGGTCCTGGTCGACGGCGAGACAGTCACGGTGGCCCGCCGTCGTGAGACCTACGAGGACCTGATCGCCCTGGAACGCTAGGAACCGATTCCATCGCCCCGGCCTGGGGCTCTTTGCATAGCCGGCCGCCGGAGACTGTCGTCCCGGGGCCGGCTGCCGTAGGGGACCACCGCGCCGCTTGCGGCAGGCTGCGGTTCCTCTCTTGACCGGACAGGTTCCGGCGGTTATCTCATGGAACATGGGGCCGGTCGCACTGCGCGGCCAGCCCTCTTCGGACACGCCTCCCCCGACGTCGAACCATCCCGGAGGGCCTGCCGCTGTGAATGCCGCCTTGCCTGCGCTTCTCATCCTGCAAATCGTCTTTTGCGGTGACAGCATCACCAAGGGCTGGGAAATCTACAACCTGTTCGACCAGCCGCAGAAGGTCTACATCAACGGCGTCGAATCGTGCACCAGCGCGGACATCCTGAAGCGCATCGAGCCCATTGCCGCCAAGAAGCCGCACAAGCTCTTTCTCATGATCGGCATCAATGAAATCAAGGCCCAAAACCGCATCATCGACAATTACGACAAGATCATCAGAATAATCCAGGAAGCCTCGCCCTACACGCTCATCTACGTGCAAAGCATCCTGCCCACCCGCAGCCAGACCATCGACAACGCCGACATCCTGGCCACCAACAAACGCTTGAAAGCCCTGTGCGCCCGGCAAAACAACTTCGTGCGCTACATCGACCTCTACGACTCGTTTCTGGCCGACGACGGCAAGCTCGGCCCCAATTTCACCGAAGATGGCATCCATCTCACCAAAAACGGCTACTCGCTCTGGAAAAAACTCCTTCTAAGCCAGATGTGACGCCCCGGAGGCGGCCATGGTGTCCCGGCCGGCCGAGGGGGCCTCGGCGTCGCCGAAACGCGGCTCTTTTTTCTTGCCCCTGTCATGACAAATCCGCAGGTTGCGAGTATACGGTAGACTCCAAACATGCACCAAACCCACGCATGCGTGAAGGAGAACACCATGGGCGACAAATCGGAAATCTTCCACTGCGACGAAAAAATGCTGACCTACGACGCCGCCATCTATCTGGAAAACCTCGTGGCCGGATTGCGCCAGGGCAAACTGGGCGTAACGGGCGAGGACGGTCCGGTCTGCATCGATCTCCCCCTTGTCGGCACCCTTGAGGTCAGCTTCAAGGAAAAGATCAAGCCCGGCAAATCCAAGCGCAAGCTGACCATCGAGTTGTCCTGGAAGGACAAAGAGGACATCGGTCTCGAGGACTAGCCGCCCGCGCCCGTCAGCCGGCCGCAACCGCGTCCGCGCCGACAACCGGCCTGCGGCCCGGCCCGTTGCATCGCCGTCTCAAAGGCAAACGCCTCCCCGGAACCAAAGAGGTCCCGGGGAGGCGTTTGCATTCCGGTCCAGCCGACTCTTTTGGTGTTTCCAGACCTCAGCCGCAGGGATTGGGACAAAGGATGTGCGGAGAGACCTCACGCACCGAGGCCGTGCCGGTCAGGAGCATGGCGGATGCCAGTTCGGCCCGCAGCTTTTGCAGCAAAAAGGCCACGCCTTCGGCGCCGCCGCCAAACGCCCCGGTCACCAGCGGCCGGCCGACCAGCACGGCGTCGGCTCCGAGGGCCAGGTATTTGAGTACGTCGGCCCCGGTCCGGACGCCGCCGTCGGCCAGGATCACCCCGCGGCCCTTGACCGCCCGGACGATGCCCGGCAGGACCTCGGCCGCGCCCGGGGTGTGGTCGAGGACCCGGCCGCCGTGGTTGGAAACCACGATGGCGGCCGCGCCGGCGTCAAAGGCCAGCCTGGCCTCGTCCGGGGTCATGATGCCCTTGACCACGAACGGCAAGGTGGTGCCGGAGATGAGTTCGGCCAGCTCTGCCGGCGTCTTGGGCGAAACGGGCTGCCCCTTGAGGGCCATGACGGCCAGGCCCGCGCCGTCCACGTCCACGCCGGCGGCCACGGCCCCGGCCGCCTGGGCCTTTTTCAGAAGCGCCTTGACGGCTTCCTGGGCCCGGGGCTTGATAAACGGGACGCCGTGGCCGCCCGCGGCCGCGATGGCGGCAAGGCCGCTGTCGAACATGGCCGGATCGGCCCCGTCGCCGCTCATGCCGAGGGTGCCGGCGGCCTTGGCCCCGGCGACGATCGTGCGGATGAAGTCCTCTTCGGACAGTCTCCCGCCCATGTTGTAAAGAACTCCTGTCATGGGGGCGGCCAGAACCGGCATGGACAGTTCCCGGCCGAAAAGATTTACAGTGGTGTCGGCGGTCCTGACACCATGGAGCGTGCGCATGTTGAGCCGATAGGCGCAGAGGGCCTGCAGGTTGGCCCCGAAGGCCGCCCCCGTACCCGTCCCGCCCATGCCCGGGGCCTCCCCGGCGCAGGCCCGGCCGTCGCAGACCGGGCAGACCCGGCAGTATCCCTTGAGTTCTTCCCTGGCTTTTTTGCGAAGTGTCGTCAGATCCATCTCAAGCGCCTCCAGTGGTGCGAAGTAAGGAGAGCGGCCGGCGGTCCGGCCCTCCCCGTCCTATCCCTCGGCCGGCGCACGGGCAAGCCATCGGATCCGTGGAAAGCCCCTCCGGGCCGGCCTATCCCACTTTTTTTTCACGTGACTTGGCCTTTGCCCCCATGGTAAGCGCCACCTTCGAATGCCGGCGTCAGCGCCGCCTTCTCCAACGCCAGAAACGAGGAGCCTATGCGGCCTATCATTGCTTGTTTGGCTCTCGGCCTGCTGGCCGGGGTCACTGCCTGTTCCGGAGGGGACAAAGATTCCTTCCGCAATGTCGATCATGACAAGAACGGCCGGATTTCCTACGAGGAACTGCTGTTCGTGTTCCCGGAAGTCAGCCCCGAAGTCTTTGCCAAGCTCGACGCCAACGGCGACGGCGGCCTTTCCCTCGAGGAATACCAAACCTTTGCAAAGGGCGATATCCAGCCGGCCGCCGGGGGCCAGGCTCCGGCCAAGACCCCGGCCGCGCCAAAGCTCCCGGCCCAGGGGCAGATGCGGCCGGGCGATGGCGGCCAGTTGTCCATTCCCTACCGGGGTGAGGAAGTCATCGAGATTCCGGCGCCAGGAAGTGACGCTGGCGCCAAATCCCGGTCCGACAAAGGGAAAAAGGACCCGAAAGACCAAAAGGCCAAGCCCGAGGCCACCAAAAGCGGCGAAGCCACCCAGTATACCGTGGTCCGGGGCGACAACCTGCGACGGATCGCCCACAAGTTCGGCGTCACCGTAGAAGACATCACCCGGGCCAACGGCAACATGAACCCGGACACCCTTCGCGACGGGCAGGTGCTGACGATTCCGGCCCATCCCTGATCCTCCCGCCCCTCCTTGCCCGTTCGGGTGTCGGGCGGCGTGGCTGCAGGTATGGCGACGGATTTTTGCCTGAAAAAACCACGCCGGAGACGCGGCGTGGTTCCGGTGAAACCCTCGGCGGATTTCGTGGCAGTGACAGGAGCCCCCTGCGGGCTCGCGGAAAGGAAACGGCATCATGCGATTTTTTCACCTCATGCTTGCGGCCCTCCTCTTTTTGGCCGCGGTCGCCCCGGCCAACGCCCTGACCCAGGAAGAGATCCTCAAGCGCCGATTGGACAAGATGCGCCAGGCCGAGCCGGAAATACGTACCGAAGAGCAGCAGCGCCAGGAGCAGAACCGGCAAAACGCCGCCTCGGTCGCGTCCGAGCCGGTCAAGGCCGATACCGAGACCCTGGCCATCCCGGATCCTGTCCGTCGGCCGTCGCCGGAACCCAAAAGCGGCCTGTGGCAGCAAAAGCCGGCTGCCGCCAAACCGGCCGTTGACGCGCCGCCCCAGGCAAACGTTTCCCCGCAACAGGCCGCAACGCCGCCCCCCCTTCCGGCCGGGACTCTTCCCGCATCGAGCGCCTCGCCGGCTCCGATCGCTGCGCCAACGCCGGCCCCGGCCGCCAAGGCCAAAGGCTCGACCCGCGATCCGAAGGCCGCCGCGGCCCTGGCCGCCCAGGCCGCCAAGGCCGCGTCCGCCGGCGACATGGACACCGCCCTGACCTTGCTCGACGAAGCCGTGGCCGCCGATCCGTTCGACCCGGACCTGCTCAACAACCGGGGCAACGTGCAAAACAATAGGGGAAAGGTGAAGGAAGCATTGGCGGATTACGACAAAGCGATTACCTTGAAGACCTCGGATGCGGCCTACTTCACCAATCGTGGCTTGGCGCACGAACGGCTCGGTAACCCGGAACGGGCCTGCACCGACTACAAGAAAGCCTGCGAGTTGGGAGACTGCGAGTTTTTCAAGAGCTTCAAAGCGGAAGGCCATTGCCGGTAAACGCGGCACGACTTGCCGGCGCCGTGTCCGGATCGGCTCAACAGGTTGGGATAACAGGCCTGGCCCATTTATTGCTCAATTGCAGGCAGAACAGACTGCCGTCCGGTCGCCTCGGGGGTGCCCCGGCCGGCCCGGTCGCCCTGGCGGCCGGGGAGGAGGTCTCCCTGCCTGCAAGCGTACTTCTCGTCTGCCCGGATCTCCGGGGATTGACGTCCCTGACCGGGGCCCTGTCCGGCCACTATCCCGTGCTTGCCGCGAGCAACGGGCAAGAGGCCTTGCGCCTGGCGCGACGGCACGCCTCCTGCCGTCTGGCCTACTGCGAAATGGGTGGAAACGCCGCCGCCACCGTGGCCCTGGCCAACCGTCTGGTCAAGGCGCGGCCCGGCCTGGCGGTCATCGCCCTGGTCCGGCCGCCCTGTCCGGCCGGAATCCGCCAGGCCGTGGCCGAAGGCCTGCTCCAGGGCGTGTGCCTGCTTCCCCTGTCCCCGGAAGCGCTTCGGGCCAAGACCCGGGCCATCCTGGCCAGCCGCGCCGCCGACCCGGACAAGGGCCAACGCCCGGGCGGCATTCTGACCCGGGAGGAGGTGGATTTCCTCCTGGGCCGGCCGGACCCGGACAAGGAAACCGACTGCCACCGGAGGCAGTGACCGCCTCCGGGCGGCTCTGCGCCGGCCTCGCGCCTGCCCTGGCAACGCGAAACCTTCCCGGACGACCGCATCCGGTCGAACGACCGTTTGCCGTCTCCGGTCCCGGCACTGCACACCTTGAAATCGCAGACCCGGATTTCAAGGCAAGCTCCTTTTCATTTTTTCCTAAAAAAGCACCCGGTTGTTCAAGGACGCCGCCAGGTTTCGGCTTCGCCGCGCCAGAACCGCACCACGTCGTCCGGTGACTCGCGTTCCCGCAGCACCGAAAAGCGGCCATCCCGCACGGCCAGGACCCGGGGCATCTGCCGGCTGTTGTAGCGCGACCACATGGACAGGGTGTAGGCCCCAACGTCGCGGATGACGAGCAGGTCGCCCTCGTCGATGTCCGGCAGGCGGACCCGCCAGACCGGAAAGTCTCCGGAAAAGCACAGCGGCCCGGCCAGATGCCAAGCACTTTTTTCCCCTGTCTTTTCCAGGCCGTCCGCCGTGAGGACCGCCACCCGGTGGGACCACGACTTCGGGTTGTAGCACTCACGCACGAACATGTCCGCGCCAAGGTGCAGCACGGCCGTCCGGTGGCCCCGCTGGCGCTTGACGTATTCCACCCGGCTTATGGCCACGGCAGCCGGGGCATGGAGCCATCGGCCGAATTCGGTCACCAGTTCCCGGTCGCCGGAAAAGATTCCCGGACAGCGCGTGGCCAGGGCCGCGGCATAGGCTGCGGGCGTGGGCGGACTGTCGTTCTCGCGGTAGGTGGCCGGCAGGCCGCCGCCGATATCCAGCCGCCGCACCCGGCCGGGCCCCTGCTCCCGGTCGATTTCCAGGGCCAGGTCGTAGACGGCCCCGACCCCGGCCACAAGCAGATCCAGGGGACAGCCCTGAGACCCGACATGGACGTGCAGGCCCGTCAGCCAGGGATGGCGGGCAAAGGCGGCCTTGATCTCCCGCCGCTTTTCCAGGGGCACGCCGAACTTCGAATACCGTCCGGCCACGCTGGTGGCCTTGATGCGGCCAAGGCCGACCTGGGGATTGACCCGGAGTCCGGCCTCGGGCGGGCGGCCAAGGGAGGCGGCCAGGGTGTCCAGGCGGGCCACTTCCTCCAGATTGTCGGCATTGACCCACACGCCGAGGGTCAGGGCCAGTCGCAGCTCGTCTGCGGTCTTGGCCGGGGAGTCGAAGACGATCCGGCCGGCCGGCACTCCGGCCGCCAGGGCCAGATGGAGTTCCGGCAGGGAGGCGGCCTCGGCCCCGGCCCCAAGTCCCCAGAGAAACGCCAGCACCGGCGGCAGGGGATTGGCCTTGACGGCCACGGCCGCAAGCGTTTGCGGTCCGAAGGCGGCCGCGAGTTCGGCCACCCCCGCTTCCAGCCGGTCCAGATCGTAGACCACCACGGCCGTGTCCGTTTCGCGGATCATGCCGTCGACCAGGGCCTTTCGCACCATTTCCATGACGTTGTCCTTTCGTCCCGGGTCGAGGATCGGACGGAGCCGCCTAGCGCAGGAGCCACCAGCCCGAGACGGCCAGGGTGGCCAGGGTGACGGGCAGGCCGACCCGGGCGTGGGCCGCAAACCCCAGGCGCACACCCAGACGTTCGGCCTGGTCGGCCACGATGAGGTTGGCCAGGCTGCCGGGCAGGATCAGGTTGCCGGCCAGGGTGCTCGACACGGCCAGGAGCGTGGCCTGCTCCGGCCCGCTGTGGCCGGGCAAAAGGAGCATCA encodes:
- a CDS encoding LysM peptidoglycan-binding domain-containing protein, which translates into the protein MRPIIACLALGLLAGVTACSGGDKDSFRNVDHDKNGRISYEELLFVFPEVSPEVFAKLDANGDGGLSLEEYQTFAKGDIQPAAGGQAPAKTPAAPKLPAQGQMRPGDGGQLSIPYRGEEVIEIPAPGSDAGAKSRSDKGKKDPKDQKAKPEATKSGEATQYTVVRGDNLRRIAHKFGVTVEDITRANGNMNPDTLRDGQVLTIPAHP
- the lysA gene encoding diaminopimelate decarboxylase, whose amino-acid sequence is MHHFAYRGGELYAEDVPVSTLVAAYGTPLYVYSAATLRRHFTAFDSAFGGLPHLTCFSVKANSNLSVLKTLAAMGAGVDIVSGGELYRALAAGVAPEKIVYSGVGKRAAEIEQALTAGILMFNVESLGELERISAIAKRLGKTAQVSLRINPDVDPKTHPYISTGLKKNKFGLDIENSLAAYAKAMELPNITPVGIDCHIGSQLTSISPFLEALDKILTFREKLCAMGIVPRYLDLGGGLGIQYDEEDPPHPKEFGEALTKALGDLPMTLILEPGRVIVGNAGILVTEVVYTKKTPSKDFVIVDAAMNDLIRPSLYDSFHAIREVRPAGRETLNVDVVGPICESGDFLARDRDLPAVAPGELLAVYSAGAYGFTMSSNYNSRPRAAEVLVDGETVTVARRRETYEDLIALER
- a CDS encoding tetratricopeptide repeat protein, with protein sequence MRFFHLMLAALLFLAAVAPANALTQEEILKRRLDKMRQAEPEIRTEEQQRQEQNRQNAASVASEPVKADTETLAIPDPVRRPSPEPKSGLWQQKPAAAKPAVDAPPQANVSPQQAATPPPLPAGTLPASSASPAPIAAPTPAPAAKAKGSTRDPKAAAALAAQAAKAASAGDMDTALTLLDEAVAADPFDPDLLNNRGNVQNNRGKVKEALADYDKAITLKTSDAAYFTNRGLAHERLGNPERACTDYKKACELGDCEFFKSFKAEGHCR
- a CDS encoding alpha-hydroxy-acid oxidizing protein; this encodes MDLTTLRKKAREELKGYCRVCPVCDGRACAGEAPGMGGTGTGAAFGANLQALCAYRLNMRTLHGVRTADTTVNLFGRELSMPVLAAPMTGVLYNMGGRLSEEDFIRTIVAGAKAAGTLGMSGDGADPAMFDSGLAAIAAAGGHGVPFIKPRAQEAVKALLKKAQAAGAVAAGVDVDGAGLAVMALKGQPVSPKTPAELAELISGTTLPFVVKGIMTPDEARLAFDAGAAAIVVSNHGGRVLDHTPGAAEVLPGIVRAVKGRGVILADGGVRTGADVLKYLALGADAVLVGRPLVTGAFGGGAEGVAFLLQKLRAELASAMLLTGTASVREVSPHILCPNPCG
- a CDS encoding GDSL-type esterase/lipase family protein: MNAALPALLILQIVFCGDSITKGWEIYNLFDQPQKVYINGVESCTSADILKRIEPIAAKKPHKLFLMIGINEIKAQNRIIDNYDKIIRIIQEASPYTLIYVQSILPTRSQTIDNADILATNKRLKALCARQNNFVRYIDLYDSFLADDGKLGPNFTEDGIHLTKNGYSLWKKLLLSQM
- a CDS encoding diaminopimelate decarboxylase; amino-acid sequence: MEMVRKALVDGMIRETDTAVVVYDLDRLEAGVAELAAAFGPQTLAAVAVKANPLPPVLAFLWGLGAGAEAASLPELHLALAAGVPAGRIVFDSPAKTADELRLALTLGVWVNADNLEEVARLDTLAASLGRPPEAGLRVNPQVGLGRIKATSVAGRYSKFGVPLEKRREIKAAFARHPWLTGLHVHVGSQGCPLDLLVAGVGAVYDLALEIDREQGPGRVRRLDIGGGLPATYRENDSPPTPAAYAAALATRCPGIFSGDRELVTEFGRWLHAPAAVAISRVEYVKRQRGHRTAVLHLGADMFVRECYNPKSWSHRVAVLTADGLEKTGEKSAWHLAGPLCFSGDFPVWRVRLPDIDEGDLLVIRDVGAYTLSMWSRYNSRQMPRVLAVRDGRFSVLRERESPDDVVRFWRGEAETWRRP
- a CDS encoding amphi-Trp domain-containing protein, encoding MGDKSEIFHCDEKMLTYDAAIYLENLVAGLRQGKLGVTGEDGPVCIDLPLVGTLEVSFKEKIKPGKSKRKLTIELSWKDKEDIGLED